The sequence GACCCAGGACACGGTGGGGCCCGAGGACCGCGAGCGCATCGAGATGGGACTGACGCTCTCCCCCGTCGCCGTCAACCTGGCGGGACTGGACAGGGACATGGTGGGCCTGGGCAGTTACATCGTCAACGCGCAGGGCGCGTGCAATGACTGCCACACCAACCCGCCCTATGCCGCCGGAGGCAATCCCTTCATGGGCCAGCCGGAGCAGATCAATGCCCCCCACTTCCTCGCGGGTGGGATGACCTTTCCCGGGGGCGTCGTGTCCGCCAACATCACCCCTGACGCCCAGGGCATGCCCGCGGGCCTCTCCTTCGAGGCGTTCCTCAACCTCATGCGCACCGGCCGCGAGCCCAACGGAGGCATCCTCCAGGTGATGCCGTGGCCCGTCTACGGAAAGATGCGGGACGCGGACCTGCGCGCCGTGTACGAGTACCTCCGGTCCATTCCCGCGGCCCAGCCCGGAACGACGCCCACCCCGTAGCCCTGAGGGTGGCCACTCGACGCCCGGCCCCGTCCGGCCGGGGCCGGGAGACCGCTGGCCCCCCTCTCTGGAACCATTCAGGGCCCGCGAGTGTCCTCTCGGGATTGCGCGCTCACCACGGCGGTTCAGCAGGGTTAGAGTGCGCAACCGGCGAGGGGGCGTCTGACGACATGGCGACGAGGAAGAGCGAGGACCAGGAACGGCTCATCGACCGAGACCTCACCGCGCTGGCGCGTGAGGGCAAGCTGCCGGCCGCCCACGGCGTGGACGCCGCCGTGACGGAAGTGCTCGGCCTGCTCACCCGAGGCGGCAAGCACCCG comes from Pyxidicoccus parkwaysis and encodes:
- a CDS encoding cytochrome C yields the protein MKHFRMGHWAAAGVGFLAVTAGFALGCGSDGASDPPKDQEQTQDTVGPEDRERIEMGLTLSPVAVNLAGLDRDMVGLGSYIVNAQGACNDCHTNPPYAAGGNPFMGQPEQINAPHFLAGGMTFPGGVVSANITPDAQGMPAGLSFEAFLNLMRTGREPNGGILQVMPWPVYGKMRDADLRAVYEYLRSIPAAQPGTTPTP